From a single Anaerolineales bacterium genomic region:
- the grpE gene encoding nucleotide exchange factor GrpE, with protein MTEKKHKKSEEELSETQAAEVGMPEMTEQVSADVEALNRQLEEAQAQVSEFKDSWMRSQAEFQNYRRRVERDNDLMKSTMKGDIIKKVLPVLDDMERALQNRPADDAWASGIELVARKFQNILEMEGVKKIEAAGAEFDPNFHEAISHEPSEDVESGHVIEVVQNGYMLGERVIRPAMVRVAQ; from the coding sequence ATGACCGAGAAGAAGCATAAGAAATCCGAGGAAGAATTAAGCGAGACTCAAGCCGCAGAGGTAGGAATGCCTGAGATGACCGAACAGGTGTCGGCGGATGTGGAAGCGTTGAACCGTCAACTTGAGGAGGCGCAGGCACAGGTGTCCGAGTTCAAGGACAGTTGGATGCGGTCTCAGGCGGAGTTCCAGAATTACCGCAGGCGCGTGGAGCGTGACAATGACTTGATGAAATCCACGATGAAGGGCGACATTATCAAAAAGGTGCTGCCCGTGCTGGATGATATGGAACGTGCTCTGCAAAACCGCCCCGCGGACGATGCGTGGGCGAGCGGCATCGAGTTGGTGGCGCGCAAGTTCCAGAATATTTTAGAGATGGAAGGCGTGAAGAAGATCGAAGCTGCTGGGGCGGAGTTCGACCCGAACTTCCATGAGGCGATCTCGCATGAACCTTCTGAAGATGTCGAAAGCGGACATGTGATCGAAGTCGTCCAAAATGGATATATGCTCGGCGAACGTGTGATCCGTCCAGCGATGGTGCGGGTGGCGCAGTAA
- the dnaJ gene encoding molecular chaperone DnaJ — MSSDYYEILGVGRNASDDEIKAAFRKLARQYHPDVNKEPHAEEKFKEINEAYGVLSDKEKRARYDRFGKAGLGGMGGGYHDYTVDFNDIFEDLFSGFGFSTGRRSRNAPRRGRDLQMQVSLTFEEAVFGVEKEIEFSRDEACSTCNGNGAEPGTTPVKCGTCGGQGEVRQVRQTFLGQMVQTATCPACNGRGETISSPCHTCRGSGLERKRVKKKVSIPAGVDMGTQIRLAGEGAPGENGGPSGSLFLVLDVKPHQFFKRRENDILLNLDINVAQAVLGAEIDVPTLDGDEKLKIPAGTQPGKVFTLRNKGVPYLRRKDRGNQLVIVNVAVPTKLTKEQRELFEKLAESLGTTVKPQEKGFLDWLNEALGG, encoded by the coding sequence ATGAGCAGCGATTATTACGAAATTCTGGGCGTGGGACGGAACGCGAGCGACGATGAGATCAAAGCCGCGTTCCGCAAACTCGCGCGCCAGTATCATCCCGATGTGAACAAGGAGCCTCACGCTGAGGAGAAGTTCAAGGAGATCAACGAGGCGTACGGCGTGCTTTCCGACAAGGAGAAGCGTGCGCGCTATGACCGTTTCGGCAAGGCGGGGCTGGGCGGCATGGGCGGCGGTTATCACGATTACACCGTCGATTTCAACGACATCTTTGAAGACCTGTTCAGCGGATTTGGATTCTCCACGGGACGACGCTCGCGCAACGCTCCGCGCCGGGGGCGGGATCTGCAAATGCAGGTTTCGCTTACCTTTGAGGAGGCGGTCTTCGGTGTGGAGAAGGAGATCGAGTTCTCGCGCGATGAGGCTTGTTCCACCTGTAACGGCAATGGTGCGGAGCCCGGCACAACCCCAGTGAAATGTGGGACGTGCGGCGGACAGGGCGAGGTGCGTCAGGTGCGCCAAACTTTTCTCGGTCAGATGGTGCAGACGGCAACCTGCCCCGCCTGTAACGGTCGCGGCGAGACGATTTCGTCGCCGTGCCATACCTGCCGCGGCAGCGGACTTGAGCGTAAGCGAGTAAAGAAGAAGGTTTCCATCCCTGCCGGTGTGGACATGGGCACGCAGATCCGTTTGGCGGGAGAGGGTGCGCCCGGTGAGAACGGTGGACCGAGCGGAAGCCTGTTCCTTGTGCTGGATGTGAAGCCGCATCAATTTTTCAAACGGCGCGAGAATGACATTTTGCTCAACCTTGACATTAACGTAGCGCAAGCCGTGCTTGGCGCGGAGATCGATGTCCCGACGCTGGATGGCGATGAGAAACTGAAAATCCCTGCGGGGACACAGCCGGGCAAGGTCTTTACTCTCAGAAATAAAGGCGTGCCGTACCTGCGCCGCAAGGATCGTGGCAATCAGTTGGTGATCGTCAATGTGGCGGTTCCCACCAAGTTGACGAAGGAACAGCGCGAATTGTTCGAGAAATTGGCGGAGAGCCTCGGCACGACGGTCAAGCCGCAGGAGAAGGGCTTTCTGGATTGGTTGAACGAGGCGCTGGGCGGGTAG
- a CDS encoding NUDIX domain-containing protein has translation MLKPLLRLWRLLPMWVHVLATRLTQPKFNAGVSALVFDEQGRVLLFKHTYRKFEWGIPGGGLEYKEQPTDAMVREFYEETGMKIEIEKLLRVSSAREFPHLGIVYLCKITGGEFKPSHEISEMKYFDPDDLPVMLFAEKDLIRWAAKEIK, from the coding sequence ATGCTCAAACCTTTGTTACGTCTTTGGCGTCTTTTGCCCATGTGGGTGCATGTCCTTGCCACAAGGCTGACCCAACCAAAATTCAACGCGGGTGTCTCGGCGTTGGTCTTCGATGAACAGGGAAGAGTGCTTCTTTTCAAACACACATATCGGAAGTTCGAGTGGGGCATCCCCGGCGGTGGGCTTGAGTACAAAGAACAACCCACAGATGCAATGGTGCGCGAGTTCTATGAAGAAACAGGGATGAAGATCGAGATTGAGAAATTGCTGAGAGTCTCCAGCGCGAGGGAATTTCCCCATCTCGGTATTGTATATCTGTGTAAAATTACAGGCGGTGAGTTCAAACCTTCGCATGAGATTTCGGAGATGAAATATTTCGACCCAGACGACCTGCCTGTCATGCTCTTCGCGGAGAAGGATCTGATCCGCTGGGCGGCGAAGGAAATTAAATGA
- the crcB gene encoding fluoride efflux transporter CrcB, with translation MTNILLVGIGGFIGSVLRYLLSGYVQQTAKSVGFPFGTLAVNIIGCFVIGFLAQLVEARGAFTGETRTFIFFGILGGFTTFSTFGNETFNLVRDSQMLNAFANIGANVILGLVAVWLGRTVSYMIWR, from the coding sequence ATGACGAATATTCTTCTCGTTGGCATCGGCGGCTTTATCGGTTCAGTCTTGCGCTACCTGCTTAGTGGATACGTACAGCAGACTGCGAAAAGCGTCGGTTTTCCGTTTGGAACGCTGGCGGTCAATATCATCGGGTGTTTTGTGATCGGTTTTCTCGCCCAACTGGTTGAAGCGCGCGGCGCGTTCACAGGCGAAACCCGCACATTTATCTTCTTTGGCATCCTTGGCGGGTTCACCACGTTCTCGACGTTCGGAAACGAGACCTTCAATCTGGTGCGTGACAGTCAGATGCTGAATGCGTTTGCGAACATCGGCGCGAATGTGATCCTTGGGCTCGTTGCCGTGTGGCTGGGGCGCACGGTTTCATATATGATCTGGAGGTAA
- a CDS encoding DUF190 domain-containing protein has product MRLPEEGYLLRIFIGESDRHERTPLYEWIVIQARDQGLAGATVLRGLMGFGANTRAIQTFKIERLSTDLPMVVEVIDTKEKLEAFLEIIDPHIKAGLVTLESAEIKFYRAEKNKNGDGA; this is encoded by the coding sequence ATGCGGCTCCCTGAAGAAGGTTACCTGCTGCGCATTTTCATCGGCGAATCCGATAGGCACGAACGCACGCCGCTTTACGAATGGATCGTCATTCAGGCTCGCGATCAGGGACTGGCGGGTGCAACTGTCCTGCGCGGTTTAATGGGGTTTGGCGCCAATACCCGCGCGATCCAGACGTTTAAAATCGAACGCCTTTCCACAGACCTGCCAATGGTGGTGGAAGTGATCGATACGAAGGAAAAACTTGAAGCCTTCCTCGAAATCATCGATCCGCACATCAAAGCGGGACTGGTCACGTTGGAAAGCGCAGAGATCAAGTTTTACCGCGCCGAGAAAAACAAAAATGGAGATGGTGCATGA
- the prmA gene encoding 50S ribosomal protein L11 methyltransferase — protein MNWLEVSLTVDGELAESVADVLARFAPNGVMTEQGVRFVNDEDEGTAAGPITVRAYLEVNEQLEETRQKLEESLYYLGMITPVPTPIYKQIADQNWMEAWKQHYKPILVGERLLILPAWLENLDPNRIPIKIDPGMAFGTGTHPTTQLCLELMEISFVWTTHASPLHVIDVGCGSGILSIAALKLGAASVLGVDIDMESVKNSRENADVNDVGDELVLGQGSVSEVLAGQFAFKSAPLVVANILAPVLIRLFDAGLADLIEPDGEIILSGILDHQAENVIEAGQARGLKRGEIRQMKDWVAISMKK, from the coding sequence ATGAACTGGCTCGAAGTTTCACTTACCGTGGACGGCGAACTCGCCGAATCCGTTGCGGATGTGCTGGCGCGTTTTGCCCCCAACGGCGTGATGACCGAGCAGGGTGTGCGCTTTGTCAACGACGAGGACGAAGGCACGGCGGCGGGTCCCATCACCGTCCGCGCGTATTTGGAAGTGAACGAACAACTCGAAGAGACGCGGCAAAAACTCGAAGAGTCGCTTTACTATTTGGGAATGATCACGCCCGTGCCGACTCCAATCTACAAGCAGATCGCGGATCAAAACTGGATGGAAGCCTGGAAACAACACTACAAGCCGATCCTCGTCGGGGAACGCCTCCTCATTCTCCCCGCTTGGCTGGAGAACCTCGATCCAAACCGTATCCCCATCAAGATCGACCCCGGCATGGCGTTCGGCACAGGGACACACCCGACGACGCAGTTGTGTTTGGAACTCATGGAAATCTCTTTCGTATGGACGACGCATGCCTCGCCCCTGCATGTCATCGACGTCGGTTGCGGCTCAGGCATTCTCTCCATCGCCGCGCTCAAACTTGGCGCAGCCTCCGTCCTCGGTGTGGACATTGACATGGAGTCCGTCAAAAATTCGCGCGAGAATGCGGATGTTAATGATGTGGGGGATGAGCTTGTTCTTGGTCAAGGCTCTGTGAGCGAAGTGCTGGCGGGGCAGTTTGCGTTCAAGTCCGCGCCGCTGGTTGTGGCGAACATCCTCGCGCCGGTGCTCATCCGTCTCTTCGACGCGGGGCTGGCGGATTTGATAGAGCCGGATGGGGAGATCATCTTAAGCGGGATTCTGGATCATCAGGCGGAAAATGTCATAGAGGCAGGGCAGGCTCGAGGTCTGAAACGAGGCGAGATCCGTCAAATGAAGGATTGGGTGGCGATTTCCATGAAAAAATAG
- a CDS encoding lamin tail domain-containing protein: MDRRKLIQYLLLNVFVSASVTGGILFWYDRNYRAVNQPAVVQPTIGDAASVELRSDIPVKISSVIGAGTLETEVVVIKFEGDGQLNLTSWQLKDENGNTFIFPQLTLYRDGAVQVRTSSGADSMIDLYWGIGESVWNSGEIARLFDSQGNLRAEYRVP, encoded by the coding sequence ATGGATCGCCGTAAACTCATCCAATACCTGTTGTTGAACGTTTTCGTCTCGGCGAGTGTGACCGGGGGAATCCTATTCTGGTATGACCGCAACTATCGCGCTGTCAACCAGCCCGCCGTCGTACAGCCGACCATTGGTGATGCTGCCAGCGTCGAACTCCGATCCGACATCCCTGTGAAGATCAGCAGTGTTATTGGCGCGGGCACGCTCGAAACGGAAGTGGTGGTCATCAAGTTCGAAGGTGACGGGCAACTGAATTTGACCTCATGGCAATTGAAAGATGAGAACGGCAACACGTTCATCTTTCCGCAACTCACGCTTTACCGGGATGGCGCGGTGCAGGTGCGTACCAGTTCAGGAGCTGACTCTATGATTGATTTGTACTGGGGCATCGGCGAGTCCGTCTGGAATTCGGGTGAGATTGCCAGGCTGTTCGACTCACAAGGCAATTTGAGGGCAGAATATCGGGTACCATAG
- a CDS encoding serine/threonine-protein kinase has product MNKLQPGQMLGPYRIINEVGSGGMATVYKAYQASMDRNVAIKVLPGQLAESEEFVKRFQQEARIIARLEHPYILPVFDYGEEDGVAYFVMRYLEAGTLKDKMKARPLSLEEIDRIFTQLTDALGYAHAQGVIHRDLKPANALIDSSGNLFLTDFGIAKLLESASPRLTQTDAILGTPAYISPEQAAALTVDQRSDIYSLGIILYEMVTGRVPFVADTPLAVILKHLGDPLPPPSSLKPDIPPGIEQVVLKSLAKKPEDRFANTAEFLSAWKQALAGMDTISSMNTMVDSVSSMQTVVDQMPIDATMTDRLPKVDSSQSSSQYQPPATSQPVSKKALTGLAVGCVALFCIVLSGFGIFRFASNMFAPAPSVPVVESSAPMEVSTSEPEVPAVPAATILLQDDFSQTATTWGTGTDSNGSIQYDTNTLRFIVSTDDWFTWSIPNNQTYSNVRMEVNAINNGTDQFTAFGMMCNLQADGRSFYYFAITPAGQYVIAKTSANQSDAFLTNNGQWGDSGVISRNASSYRLGADCGNGTLTLYVNGVQIASVADTTYTAGGVGLFVWSAAQASRTDVSFDDFLLTDIP; this is encoded by the coding sequence ATGAACAAACTTCAACCGGGACAAATGCTGGGACCATACCGTATTATTAACGAAGTTGGTTCAGGGGGGATGGCGACTGTTTATAAAGCGTACCAGGCTTCGATGGACCGCAACGTGGCGATCAAGGTTCTGCCCGGTCAACTTGCGGAGAGTGAAGAATTCGTTAAGCGCTTTCAACAGGAAGCACGCATCATTGCCAGACTTGAACATCCATATATCCTGCCTGTCTTTGACTACGGCGAAGAAGACGGCGTCGCTTATTTTGTCATGCGCTATCTCGAAGCGGGGACGTTGAAGGATAAAATGAAAGCGCGTCCGCTTTCATTGGAGGAGATCGACCGCATCTTTACGCAACTGACCGATGCGCTTGGGTACGCTCATGCACAGGGAGTCATCCACCGCGACCTGAAACCTGCCAACGCGTTGATCGATTCGAGCGGGAATCTGTTCCTCACCGATTTTGGGATTGCCAAATTACTCGAAAGCGCATCCCCGCGTCTTACCCAGACCGACGCCATCCTCGGCACACCCGCCTATATCAGTCCCGAACAGGCGGCGGCACTGACCGTTGACCAACGCTCCGATATTTATTCGCTTGGCATCATCCTTTATGAAATGGTCACAGGACGCGTCCCCTTCGTTGCAGATACACCGCTTGCCGTCATTCTTAAGCATCTGGGTGATCCCCTGCCTCCGCCATCGTCGCTCAAGCCGGATATCCCGCCTGGGATAGAGCAGGTGGTTCTTAAATCCCTTGCCAAGAAACCGGAGGACCGCTTTGCCAATACGGCTGAGTTTTTATCCGCCTGGAAGCAAGCCCTTGCGGGAATGGACACGATCTCCTCTATGAACACCATGGTGGACTCGGTCTCCTCCATGCAGACCGTTGTTGATCAAATGCCCATCGATGCAACAATGACCGATCGGCTGCCCAAAGTTGATTCTTCCCAATCTTCGTCCCAATACCAACCTCCCGCAACAAGCCAACCCGTATCCAAAAAAGCGCTCACGGGACTGGCAGTGGGATGTGTTGCTCTTTTCTGTATCGTGCTCTCTGGTTTTGGAATATTCCGTTTTGCATCCAATATGTTTGCCCCGGCGCCTTCGGTCCCTGTTGTGGAAAGCTCCGCTCCAATGGAGGTATCTACCTCTGAACCTGAAGTTCCCGCCGTTCCAGCAGCGACGATTTTATTGCAGGATGATTTCTCACAGACTGCCACTACCTGGGGAACGGGAACCGATTCGAACGGTTCAATTCAATATGATACGAACACCTTGCGCTTCATTGTCTCCACCGACGATTGGTTCACATGGAGCATCCCGAATAATCAAACCTACTCGAACGTCCGCATGGAAGTGAACGCCATCAACAACGGCACCGACCAATTCACCGCGTTTGGTATGATGTGCAACCTGCAAGCGGACGGACGTTCCTTCTATTACTTTGCGATAACGCCCGCCGGGCAGTATGTGATCGCTAAGACCTCTGCAAATCAATCGGATGCCTTCCTCACCAACAACGGTCAGTGGGGAGACTCGGGCGTGATCTCCCGTAACGCCTCGTCCTACCGCCTCGGCGCAGACTGTGGAAACGGAACATTGACCCTGTATGTGAATGGTGTTCAGATCGCATCAGTCGCGGACACAACCTACACAGCAGGCGGAGTCGGACTCTTCGTCTGGAGCGCCGCCCAAGCCTCCCGCACCGACGTCTCCTTCGACGATTTCCTGTTGACGGACATCCCATAA
- the dnaX gene encoding DNA polymerase III subunit gamma/tau — MTQALYRKYRPKQWDTVIGQDHVIQTLTNSIKADRVGHAYLFAGPRGTGKTTVARLLAKAVNCLNEDPTQRPDNTCDHCKAVNENRFLDLIEIDAASNTSVDDVRDLRDKINFAPTQGKYKIYIIDEVHMLSTAAFNALLKTLEEPPPHAIFVLATTEIHKIPATVLSRCQRHEFRRVPIDEIVKNLKTITASENIQADDEALTLIARQSAGGMRDAQSLLDQLASTGTKITLALAQQVLGTATSQTVLDVITSILDHQPARGLETIHHALDSGADPRSLARQLVEYTRGLMLIQMGNAEQVEATREVKTQMEAHANAFNTSDVLRMMKIFNNAATDLRGGWQPSLSLELALAEVIDAPAEVAQVAVSSPQGATPRIKPQPVSAPAAESKPEVKSEAPSPEEESAVSSGDIVKAWKSLINTLPKAQANLGALMNSVKMIDVQGKTLILGMASDVLVEKLNKPDQIETIQRLIKDHFHVDLSVRCVVTNAKGKLPAHVSQDGMVAAAIQHGGEIVDMDE; from the coding sequence ATGACCCAAGCCCTCTACCGCAAGTACCGTCCCAAACAATGGGATACCGTGATCGGACAAGACCACGTTATCCAAACCCTGACCAACTCCATCAAGGCAGATCGGGTCGGTCATGCCTATCTCTTCGCGGGACCACGCGGAACGGGCAAGACCACCGTCGCGCGTTTGCTGGCGAAGGCGGTCAACTGTCTCAACGAAGACCCAACTCAGCGCCCCGACAATACTTGCGACCATTGCAAAGCGGTCAATGAAAATCGCTTCCTTGACTTGATCGAAATCGACGCCGCGTCAAACACATCCGTGGATGATGTCCGCGATCTGCGCGACAAGATCAACTTCGCGCCCACGCAAGGCAAGTATAAAATCTACATCATCGACGAAGTCCACATGCTTTCCACGGCGGCGTTCAATGCCCTGCTCAAAACGCTCGAAGAGCCGCCGCCGCATGCCATTTTCGTTTTAGCCACCACCGAAATTCACAAAATTCCCGCCACGGTGCTTTCGCGCTGTCAACGTCACGAGTTTCGCCGCGTCCCCATTGATGAGATCGTCAAAAATCTTAAGACCATCACCGCCTCCGAAAACATCCAAGCGGATGACGAGGCGCTCACGCTGATTGCCCGTCAGTCGGCGGGGGGCATGCGCGACGCGCAATCACTGCTCGATCAACTTGCGTCCACGGGTACAAAGATCACACTCGCCCTCGCGCAACAAGTGCTTGGCACGGCAACCAGCCAAACCGTTCTCGATGTCATCACTTCGATCCTCGATCATCAACCGGCACGCGGACTTGAAACCATTCATCACGCGCTCGACTCGGGCGCCGATCCGCGTTCGCTGGCACGTCAACTCGTGGAGTACACGCGCGGGCTGATGCTTATTCAAATGGGCAACGCCGAGCAAGTCGAAGCCACGCGCGAAGTCAAAACCCAAATGGAAGCGCACGCCAACGCCTTCAACACCTCCGATGTTTTGCGCATGATGAAAATTTTCAACAATGCGGCGACGGATCTGCGCGGCGGCTGGCAGCCATCTTTGAGTCTGGAACTCGCCCTCGCGGAAGTGATCGACGCTCCAGCAGAAGTTGCCCAAGTCGCCGTATCATCCCCGCAGGGGGCGACGCCTCGGATCAAGCCTCAGCCTGTATCTGCTCCCGCAGCAGAATCCAAGCCCGAGGTTAAGAGCGAAGCGCCGAGTCCCGAAGAGGAGTCAGCGGTCAGTTCAGGTGACATCGTCAAGGCATGGAAGTCGCTCATCAATACGCTTCCCAAAGCGCAGGCGAATCTCGGTGCGTTGATGAATTCGGTCAAGATGATCGACGTGCAAGGCAAGACGCTTATTCTCGGCATGGCAAGTGACGTGCTCGTGGAAAAACTCAACAAGCCCGACCAGATCGAGACCATCCAGCGACTCATCAAAGACCACTTCCACGTGGATCTGTCCGTGCGCTGTGTGGTCACAAACGCCAAAGGCAAACTCCCCGCACATGTTTCGCAAGACGGCATGGTCGCCGCTGCGATTCAACACGGCGGGGAGATCGTGGATATGGATGAATAA
- a CDS encoding DUF4145 domain-containing protein, translating into MGMEYLNCRHCSAPVGMNDIKIEELVRYTNGLSITQYTYECEFCTDLTVFWQIYGSKYLGLPFEISIWPFLNERPKCPSEVPVNIAKDYQEACLVLPISPKASAALSRRCLQSLLRESAKVRHSDLSNEIQEVIDSGKLTSQLVDSLDAVRNIGNFAAHPIKSKNTGEIFDIEPGEASWSLDVLEQLFDFYYVQPAKISKKREALNTKLKEAGKPPMK; encoded by the coding sequence ATGGGTATGGAATATCTAAATTGCAGACATTGCTCTGCGCCAGTTGGTATGAATGATATCAAGATTGAGGAACTTGTGAGATATACGAATGGTTTGTCAATCACGCAGTATACTTATGAGTGTGAATTTTGCACTGACCTAACTGTTTTTTGGCAAATTTATGGTAGTAAATATCTTGGATTGCCTTTTGAGATTTCTATTTGGCCTTTTCTGAATGAGCGACCAAAATGTCCGTCTGAAGTGCCTGTTAATATTGCTAAAGATTATCAGGAAGCATGCTTAGTTTTGCCTATTAGCCCTAAAGCATCCGCCGCGTTAAGCCGTCGATGTTTACAAAGCCTTCTTCGTGAGTCCGCAAAGGTCAGACATAGTGATTTATCTAATGAAATACAAGAAGTTATAGATAGCGGGAAGTTAACTTCCCAATTAGTTGACTCTTTGGATGCGGTTAGGAATATCGGGAATTTTGCCGCTCACCCAATAAAAAGTAAAAATACAGGGGAAATATTTGATATTGAGCCTGGGGAAGCCTCTTGGAGTTTAGATGTACTTGAGCAGTTATTTGATTTTTACTATGTTCAACCTGCAAAAATTTCTAAAAAACGAGAAGCATTAAATACAAAATTAAAAGAGGCTGGAAAGCCTCCTATGAAATGA
- a CDS encoding YbaB/EbfC family nucleoid-associated protein, with the protein MAKGFNKGPAMGGQGGMMQQLQKLQQQMEEAQAKLAEETVTVTTGGGAIKVVMTGDQKCKSVEISPDFLKDADAEMLQDMVLSAVNMALDQSRELQQKLMGPLAGGLPF; encoded by the coding sequence ATGGCAAAAGGATTTAACAAAGGACCCGCCATGGGCGGGCAGGGTGGAATGATGCAGCAGTTGCAAAAACTGCAACAACAAATGGAAGAAGCGCAGGCGAAACTCGCCGAAGAGACAGTCACCGTCACAACGGGCGGCGGCGCGATCAAAGTCGTCATGACCGGCGACCAGAAATGCAAATCCGTCGAAATCTCCCCCGATTTCCTCAAAGATGCGGATGCCGAAATGCTGCAAGACATGGTCTTGTCCGCCGTCAACATGGCGCTCGACCAATCGCGTGAACTCCAGCAAAAGTTGATGGGTCCGCTGGCGGGTGGGCTTCCATTTTAA
- the recR gene encoding recombination mediator RecR — MLLPESIQSLVTALERLPGIGPKSASRLAFYLLRASEDVAQDLSTALANLKANTAFCSECFNITDAGRERCEICESQKRDSSLICVVEEALDVLALERTGGFQGKYHVLQGVLSPIEGIGPDDLKIKQLAERIARGGVGEVIIATNPSMEGDATALYLRQQLEPMGVKVTRLARGLPVGGDLEYADQNTLLRALAGRHEMN; from the coding sequence ATGCTTCTCCCCGAATCCATTCAATCCCTCGTCACCGCCCTCGAACGCCTGCCCGGCATCGGACCAAAGTCCGCTTCGCGGCTGGCGTTCTATCTTCTTCGCGCGTCTGAAGATGTCGCGCAAGATTTATCTACAGCGTTGGCGAATCTCAAAGCCAATACCGCCTTCTGCTCCGAATGCTTCAACATCACCGACGCAGGACGCGAACGCTGTGAGATCTGCGAATCCCAAAAGCGCGATTCGTCTCTCATCTGTGTCGTCGAAGAAGCCCTGGACGTCCTCGCGCTCGAACGCACAGGCGGCTTTCAAGGCAAGTATCACGTCTTGCAGGGAGTTTTATCTCCCATCGAAGGCATTGGTCCCGACGACTTGAAGATCAAGCAGCTCGCCGAACGCATAGCGCGTGGGGGGGTGGGGGAGGTCATCATCGCCACCAATCCCAGCATGGAAGGCGACGCGACGGCGCTTTATCTTCGTCAGCAACTTGAGCCGATGGGCGTCAAAGTCACCCGTCTCGCGCGCGGTCTGCCCGTGGGAGGTGATCTGGAATATGCCGATCAAAACACATTACTGCGTGCGCTGGCTGGCAGGCACGAAATGAACTAA
- a CDS encoding glycosyltransferase: protein MNITILTFGSRGDVQPFLPLSLGLMSRGHNVTLAAPARFKDLIGEHGITFFPLPGDPEELSRRLNDAGYNFIRQVKELMSHAVDIGVEMLHQTEEACRDADLIIHTFAHAVGAHTLAREKNIPDIHIQTFPMFAPTGDYPNVTMPNLGSRFLNRLTHTLSIQVTMLTSTIGFEQVRRRAGLPKRKLYHPFKDDPPRLRTPILCAWSTSLLPPSSDWNPRVHVTGYYFLPENKSYSPPPELDEFLKSGKPPVCVSFGSMVNKNAEKIDAIIRDVLKQTGNRGIILSGWGSAHRESTSKLLYLESAPHDWLLPKCKMLIHHGGAGTTSAGLRAGVPQVVVPFMADQPFWGDRVYTVGVGPKPIRVNQLSVEKMVSVMAEAETNLILERAQVTGQRIRSEEGVDTAVKLIESYVVEFGRL, encoded by the coding sequence ATGAACATCACCATCCTCACCTTCGGTTCGCGCGGCGACGTCCAACCGTTTCTTCCTTTATCCCTCGGCTTGATGTCCCGCGGACATAACGTCACTCTCGCTGCGCCAGCGCGATTCAAAGATCTTATTGGAGAACACGGCATCACATTTTTTCCACTTCCCGGCGATCCCGAAGAACTCAGCCGCCGTCTCAACGATGCGGGCTACAACTTCATCAGGCAGGTAAAAGAACTCATGTCCCATGCGGTGGACATCGGCGTGGAGATGCTCCATCAAACCGAAGAAGCCTGCCGCGACGCCGACCTCATCATCCACACCTTCGCTCATGCCGTCGGCGCGCACACCCTCGCCCGCGAGAAGAACATCCCCGATATTCACATCCAAACCTTCCCCATGTTCGCGCCCACAGGCGATTATCCCAACGTCACCATGCCGAATCTGGGAAGCCGTTTTTTGAATCGCCTAACGCACACGCTCTCGATACAAGTCACCATGCTGACATCGACGATAGGATTTGAACAAGTCCGCCGCCGCGCGGGATTACCCAAGCGAAAACTGTATCACCCCTTCAAGGATGATCCGCCTCGCCTCCGGACCCCGATCCTGTGTGCCTGGTCCACAAGCCTTCTCCCACCCTCAAGCGATTGGAATCCGCGCGTGCATGTCACTGGATATTATTTTCTCCCCGAAAACAAATCCTATTCTCCTCCGCCCGAATTGGATGAATTCCTGAAATCGGGAAAACCTCCAGTTTGTGTATCATTCGGAAGCATGGTCAATAAGAATGCCGAGAAGATTGACGCCATCATTCGCGATGTGCTGAAGCAAACAGGTAATCGTGGCATCATCCTGTCAGGGTGGGGGAGCGCGCATCGTGAATCGACGAGCAAATTGCTGTATCTTGAGTCTGCTCCGCATGATTGGTTGCTACCGAAATGCAAGATGCTTATCCATCACGGCGGCGCTGGCACAACGTCCGCTGGCTTACGCGCAGGCGTTCCACAGGTGGTTGTGCCCTTCATGGCAGATCAACCGTTTTGGGGGGATCGAGTCTATACAGTTGGTGTTGGTCCCAAACCGATTCGCGTGAATCAACTTTCGGTGGAGAAGATGGTGAGCGTCATGGCTGAGGCGGAGACGAATTTAATTCTTGAGCGTGCGCAGGTCACAGGTCAACGCATACGAAGCGAAGAAGGAGTTGATACTGCGGTCAAGTTGATCGAGTCTTATGTGGTAGAATTCGGGCGCTTGTAA